One window of the Pedobacter ginsengisoli genome contains the following:
- a CDS encoding vanadium-dependent haloperoxidase has translation MRKLLFFSLCVICLAACHSNEKSPELSNKDIAKVVDEMTELMIHDVTNPPLAARFFAYANLAGYEVVVQNDSNCVSMKGILNDYPEIVKPSVPGKYSYQLSAILATIATAKKMQPSGSLLEKYEQSFLDSCKKVGFSDDVVQNSKLYAQQISKQILKYAKADKYNKISNYPRYTPLNKEGSWYPTPPGYFAPVEPYFNTIRPFALDSCSQFKPAPPVPFSKDKKSAFYKLMLDNYVVGGAGLTPEHRAIAAFWDCNPFALKSDGHLLTGMKKISPGAHWMGIAGIACQQSKFNFSKTYQVYTMVAAGLTDSFISCWDEKFRSNRIRPETAIRTYIDPKWKPLLQTPPFPEYLSGHSCASSTSSVILTHYFGDNYHYTDNVEEKYGLPSRKFTSFKNAAEEAALSRYWGGIHFMDAIENGMTTGFGVGELLISKLKAKQQS, from the coding sequence ATGAGAAAACTATTGTTTTTTAGTTTGTGTGTAATATGTTTAGCTGCATGCCACAGCAATGAAAAATCACCCGAATTAAGCAATAAAGATATTGCTAAGGTTGTTGATGAAATGACCGAACTTATGATTCATGACGTAACAAACCCTCCACTTGCAGCCAGATTTTTTGCTTATGCAAACCTTGCCGGTTATGAGGTTGTGGTGCAAAATGATTCCAATTGTGTTTCAATGAAGGGGATATTAAATGATTACCCTGAGATAGTAAAACCGTCGGTTCCCGGGAAATATTCTTACCAGCTCAGTGCCATCCTTGCTACAATTGCTACAGCAAAGAAAATGCAGCCTTCTGGTAGTTTATTGGAAAAATACGAGCAATCATTTTTAGATTCCTGCAAAAAAGTAGGATTCTCTGATGATGTTGTCCAGAATTCTAAATTATACGCTCAGCAGATAAGTAAGCAGATATTAAAGTACGCAAAAGCTGATAAGTATAATAAGATCAGTAACTATCCTCGTTATACACCTCTAAATAAAGAGGGCAGCTGGTACCCAACCCCACCTGGTTATTTTGCCCCTGTTGAACCATATTTTAATACCATTAGGCCTTTTGCTTTAGATTCCTGTTCTCAATTTAAACCTGCGCCTCCTGTTCCGTTTTCTAAAGATAAAAAATCGGCATTTTATAAATTAATGCTAGATAATTATGTTGTAGGTGGAGCTGGTCTAACACCAGAACACAGAGCCATTGCCGCATTTTGGGACTGCAATCCATTTGCATTAAAAAGCGATGGACATTTGCTAACCGGAATGAAAAAGATATCTCCGGGGGCACATTGGATGGGTATAGCCGGTATAGCATGCCAGCAATCTAAATTTAATTTTTCTAAAACATATCAAGTGTATACAATGGTTGCTGCAGGATTAACTGATAGCTTTATTAGTTGCTGGGACGAAAAATTTAGAAGTAATAGAATACGCCCGGAAACTGCAATAAGGACCTATATTGATCCTAAATGGAAGCCTTTATTGCAAACTCCGCCTTTTCCCGAATATTTGAGTGGACATTCTTGTGCATCCAGTACCTCTTCTGTTATACTAACTCACTATTTCGGTGATAACTATCATTATACAGATAATGTTGAAGAGAAATATGGTTTGCCATCAAGAAAATTTACCTCATTTAAAAATGCCGCAGAAGA